DNA from Metabacillus flavus:
ATAACGGACTCCCTTAATGCAGCTTTGATTATGTCATGATCATGGTGGTCCTGATCCATCCAGATGCCGAGCGTTTCACACTCAAAAGGTGATAGCGGACGGCCGAATTCCTGTTCAAAAACGGAATAAAGGCTTTCTTCCGTTTTTTCAGGCTCGCACTGTTCTTTTTTCGTTTCTGTAAGGAAACGGTACAGTTTATCCCAAAGCGGCTCAAGAGAATACTTTTCAAAGCGGATAGACTGAATATCTTCATCATCTATTTTTAAAAACCCCCTTTGAATCAGACTTCTCAAGCTCATGGAGCAGTCCGGAGATGAAGCAGACATTCTGGCTGCCAGTTCATCAGGTGTCGGAAACGGTTTGCCTTGCTGGATAAACAACTGAACCTGCAAGAGAAGCATCATTTCAGACTCGGTAAGCCCGAGCTTTGGATAATTTAATAATAAAATGCCGGGAATCGATAAAGATCCCTCCATCTGTATGGATATGAACTGTTCTTTATTCATCATATCCCCCCTCTGATGATGATTAGTTGACATAAACGAAACGGGTCATACTGATGAGGTACAGGACAGACCGCCAACCGTCTTGGCTTTTCGCGGTTTCCTGTAGCTAAAAATGCCCGATCATCCAATAAAATGGCTGAAAAAAGTCTCCAATACTGGAGACTCTGGTTTACTGCATGAATTAAGGATACAAGCGGTTGAGCAGTCTTGGAAACGGAATGGATTCGCGAACATGCTCCACACCGCTGATCCAGGCTACTGTCCGTTCTAGGCCGAGACCGAAGCCTGAGTGCGGGACGGAACCGTACTTGCGAAGTTCAAGATACCATTTATAGGCGTCCCTTTCCAGTCCATGTTCTTCCAGGCGCTGCTGAAGAAGTGCCTGGTCATGGATTCTTTCAGAACCGCCGATGATTTCTCCGTACCCTTCAGGTGCAATCAAATCTGCACATAGAACCACGTCTTCACGGTCTTTGGCAGGCTGCATGTAAAATGGCTTAAGAGACGTTGGATAATGAGTGATAAAAACAGGTTTATCAAAGCTTTCGGCAATCGCTGTTTCATGTGGCGCCCCGAAATCATCTCCCCATTGAATGTCCTCAAATCCCTTTTCATGGAGCATTTTCAATGCATCATCATACGTAATTCTCGGGAAAGGAGCTTTGATGTTTTCCAGTTTAGAAACATCTCTTCCCAATGTATTTAATTCCAAGCTGCAATTTTTCAAAACACTTTGGACGATAAATGATACGTAATTTTCCTGGACAATTAAGTTATCTTCGAATTCGTAAAACGCCATTTCAGGTTCAATCATCCAAAATTCAATCAAGTGGCGGCGAGTTTTGGATTTTTCGGCACGGAATGTCGGACCAAATGAAAATACTTTTCCCAATGCCATCGCTGCTGCTTCCATATACAGCTGGCCGCTTTGGGAAAGGTAAGCATCCTCATCGAAATATTTTGTATGGAATAGTTCTGAAGTTCCCTCCGGCGCACTTCCAGTCAGAATTGGGGGATCAACTTTTGCAAACCCTTCATTATTAAAAAATTCGTATGTTGCACGAATGATTTCATTTCTTATTTTCATGACACTGTGCTGACGCTTAGATCTAAGCCATAGATGACGATGATCCATCAGGAATTCTGTTCCATGCTCTTTAGGTGTTATCGGATAGTCCGTTGCTTCATGGATGACTTCTACATTTGTGACACCCATTTCATAACCGAATGGAGAACGCTCGTCCTCTCTGATTATGCCTGTAACATATACAGACGTTTCCTGTGTCACAGATTTTGCTTTCTGGAATACCTCTTCAGGCACCTCTGCTTTAACCACAACGCCTTGCATGAAGCCTGTTCCGTCTCTCAGCTGCAAAAAGGCAATCTTTCCGCTTGAACGTTTATTGGCGATCCAAGCTCCAATGGTAACTTCTTTTCCTGTAAATTTGTGTACTTGTGAAATGGTTGTTTTCAATTCAGTATTCCCTCCACGGACGTCTCGTCCGAATATGTATGTGTTCTATTATACTAACCGCAGTTACAACAGGTCAATATGAGCGGTTTATCATAAAGGGGCGGTATGTGCACCGCCCTTCTTTTATGCTTTATTTTTCTCTGTGTACCGCTTGATTCTGGTAATGGCTTCCGTCAGCAGGTCCTGGGAAGTCGCATACGATAATCTGACGTGCTCCGGCGAGCCAAAGCCTGATCCTGGAACAAGTGCAACCTTTTCTTCTTCAAGAAGCGCTTCAACAAATGCATCCACCGAATTATGGCCAGTCATTTTTGCAGCCTCGCTTGCATTTGCAAAAAGGTAGAAAGCTCCCTGCGGTTTAATGCATGTAAATCCTGGTATTTTAATGAGCTGTTCATATGTTTCGTTTAATCTGCTTTCGAAGGCTTTTCTCATCTCTTCCACGGGCTCCTGTGAACCTCTGTACGCCTCGATGGCTCCATATTGTGCCATGGACGCAGGATTGGATGTGCTGTGGCTTGCCAGGTTCGTCATGGCGCTGATGATTTTTTTAGGACCTGCTGCATAACCGATTCTCCATCCTGTCATCGAGTGGGATTTTGAAACACCATTAATGACAATGGTACGTTCTTTTAATGATGGAGAAATCTGGGCTATCGATACGTGGCTTGCGTCCCCATAAATCAGCTTCTCATAAATTTCATCCGAAACAATCAGCAGGCCGTGTTTCTCGCAGGCATCACCAATTGCTTTAAGCTCTTCTTCTGTATAAATCATTCCCGTTGGATTGCTTGGAGAATTGATGATAACGGCTTTGGTGCGGCTGTTTGCTGCATGCCCGATTTGTTCAGGCGTTATTTTAAACTGATTTTCTTCCGTTCCTTCAATAATGATGGGCACTCCGCCTGCAAGTTTTACCTGCTCAGGGTAGCTTACCCAATATGGAGATGGCACAATTACTTCATCCCCATCATTTAAAATGACTTGAAACAAGGTATAAAGAGCGTGCTTTGCACCAGTACAAACGATAATCTCCGCTGGTGCATAATCAAGGTTCTGATCATTTTTAAACTTCTCAATGATGGCGTCTTTTAATTCCTTCAGTCCACCGGAAGGAGTATATTTGGTGAATCCATCTTCCATTGAAGTTACAGCTGCATTGATGATGGCTTGGGGCGTATTAAAATCCGGTTCTCCCGCTCCAAGTCCGATTACATCATGTCCTGCTGCTTTGAGCTCTTTTGCTTTGGCTGTTATTGCCAATGTGGTTGAAGGTGTTAATGAAGCCGCTCTTTTCGCTAATTCCATTCTCTAAGTCCCTCCTATTTGATTGCAATGTGCAGCATCTTGCCTGTTTTGAAATCAATATAATCATATGTATACCTGTCATAGCTGTCGATATATTTTACTTCCCAGACAGGAATCTGTTTTCCGTCCCTCTGGAGAATGCCCATTTTCGTACGGAACATTTTCTTGGGAGAGTGCTCTTTATTTGCGATCTCCTCTGCTTCTTTCATGGAGATCCCCTCTGACAAAATGGCCATCACCGGTTTTTCATTCAGCCTATTTGCAGCAATAAGCGCAATGGCATCTTTTCCTTTGGGATCTTTTCCATGAACAGCATAAAAAGATACGGGTTTTCCATCTGGACTGGTGTTGGGTCCATTGAATGTGGTTACTTTAGTAACGGATGTAAGACTGCCTTGATCAAGGACTGCCTGTTTAGCGGTATCGTGCCCTTTATTAAGAGCATTCACTCCAGCCTGAATAGAAGAAAACACAAACCAGCCGGCAGCAATTCCTGCCAAAGCCGTTATCAATAATATAAGCCATTTTTTACTCATCAGCCGGCTCCATTATGTACGGTATATCGTGAATACGGCTTTGGTTTTATCTTCTTCGTCAAGTGCCAGTCCAAACATCAGATTTTCTCTTTTTAGCGTCCTGTTCAAAGAATCCACGATTTTGTAAAGATCATCCGAGTGCTCTACTTTAACTGTTGAGAGAATTTCAATTTTACTTTCCATAACAAATTCCTCCTGCGCGCCACAAATATTGTAACTAATATGTATCCGAAGCAAGGATACACTAACAATACAACAGCGAAGATTGTTGTACATGTTCCCATTATAACAATAACCGTTCCATCAAGTGAAAATAATTTCTCCCAAACCCACACCGACTTTTTGACTGGCGATCCCGTTCTTATCAGAACGCATCCCAGTCCTTTTTTTCGTGTTTTAGCCAATCGGCCGCAATATGAGCAAGCTCCGTCACCGGTTTATATTGAACTTCCAGGTCAGGTATTGCTTTCAAAAAATATTTTCCATAACGTGCTGAAACGATCCGGCGGTCCAGCACAATCAAAAGACCTTTATCATGCCGGGTGCGGATCAGCCTGCCAAATCCCTGCTTGTATTTAATAATGGCCTCAGGCAGGGAATACTCGTAAAAAGCGTTTTTTCCTTCATTTTCCATTTTCCTCGCTTTGGCTGAAACCACCGGCTGATCCGGGGGA
Protein-coding regions in this window:
- a CDS encoding PepSY domain-containing protein, with the protein product MSKKWLILLITALAGIAAGWFVFSSIQAGVNALNKGHDTAKQAVLDQGSLTSVTKVTTFNGPNTSPDGKPVSFYAVHGKDPKGKDAIALIAANRLNEKPVMAILSEGISMKEAEEIANKEHSPKKMFRTKMGILQRDGKQIPVWEVKYIDSYDRYTYDYIDFKTGKMLHIAIK
- a CDS encoding YpmA family protein, producing the protein MESKIEILSTVKVEHSDDLYKIVDSLNRTLKRENLMFGLALDEEDKTKAVFTIYRT
- the asnS gene encoding asparagine--tRNA ligase, with translation MKTTISQVHKFTGKEVTIGAWIANKRSSGKIAFLQLRDGTGFMQGVVVKAEVPEEVFQKAKSVTQETSVYVTGIIREDERSPFGYEMGVTNVEVIHEATDYPITPKEHGTEFLMDHRHLWLRSKRQHSVMKIRNEIIRATYEFFNNEGFAKVDPPILTGSAPEGTSELFHTKYFDEDAYLSQSGQLYMEAAAMALGKVFSFGPTFRAEKSKTRRHLIEFWMIEPEMAFYEFEDNLIVQENYVSFIVQSVLKNCSLELNTLGRDVSKLENIKAPFPRITYDDALKMLHEKGFEDIQWGDDFGAPHETAIAESFDKPVFITHYPTSLKPFYMQPAKDREDVVLCADLIAPEGYGEIIGGSERIHDQALLQQRLEEHGLERDAYKWYLELRKYGSVPHSGFGLGLERTVAWISGVEHVRESIPFPRLLNRLYP
- a CDS encoding pyridoxal phosphate-dependent aminotransferase, whose amino-acid sequence is MELAKRAASLTPSTTLAITAKAKELKAAGHDVIGLGAGEPDFNTPQAIINAAVTSMEDGFTKYTPSGGLKELKDAIIEKFKNDQNLDYAPAEIIVCTGAKHALYTLFQVILNDGDEVIVPSPYWVSYPEQVKLAGGVPIIIEGTEENQFKITPEQIGHAANSRTKAVIINSPSNPTGMIYTEEELKAIGDACEKHGLLIVSDEIYEKLIYGDASHVSIAQISPSLKERTIVINGVSKSHSMTGWRIGYAAGPKKIISAMTNLASHSTSNPASMAQYGAIEAYRGSQEPVEEMRKAFESRLNETYEQLIKIPGFTCIKPQGAFYLFANASEAAKMTGHNSVDAFVEALLEEEKVALVPGSGFGSPEHVRLSYATSQDLLTEAITRIKRYTEKNKA
- a CDS encoding DnaD domain-containing protein, yielding MNKEQFISIQMEGSLSIPGILLLNYPKLGLTESEMMLLLQVQLFIQQGKPFPTPDELAARMSASSPDCSMSLRSLIQRGFLKIDDEDIQSIRFEKYSLEPLWDKLYRFLTETKKEQCEPEKTEESLYSVFEQEFGRPLSPFECETLGIWMDQDHHDHDIIKAALRESVISGKLNFRYIDRILFEWKRNGIKTIEQAKDHSRQFRQSNGKSRQPEPQTDEPYQRKVPFYNWLEN